The genomic DNA CCGTTGATTTTATTTATTGTTCCTGAAAAAATACACAGGAGGAAAACCTAGTTGGTTTCTAACGATATTAAGGTATTGATCATAGACGACGATCAGCAGTTATTGGATACAACAACTGTTATATTGAGGCTAAATGGTTTTTTGGCTTATTCAGCTAACACAGGAAAACAGGGGCTTAAAAAAGCAAATGAAATAAAACCCGATATAGTCATTTTGGATGTATGGCTTCCCGATGTTGACGGCTTTCATGTTTATCTTCAACTGAAAGAAAGGCCTGATACGGCGAATATTCCGGTTATTTTTATTACCGGGGATGAAACTTTAGATATTGAAAAAGGCTTTTCTGTCGGCGGGGATGACTGCATAGTTAAGCCGATAGATCCCGAATATCTTGCAACGAGGATTTTAAAATTAGTAAATAAAGAAAAAAAAATTATTACGCCTACTCAAGCACCCAAAAAAAGGGTTCTTATTGTAGACGACGATCGCCAGATATGCGATATGCTCAAGAATTTGCTTATTCGAAAAGACTATGAAGCTGATATTCTTTATGAAGGAATAAATGTTTTAAACGTTGCAAAAGAAAGAAAACCTGATATAATACTCTTAGATATCTCTTTTCCGTCAGGGCCGAGCGGTATAGAAATCTGCGGTATTCTAAAAAGTAATTCGGAAACTAGAGATATACCGATAATTATGATGACCGCAAATGAGGATATACAATCCGTTGATAAATGTTTTGAGCTGGGCGCGGAAGATTACATATTTAAACCTTTCAGTTTGGAAGATTTATTATTAAGGATAAAAAAATATCAATTGGCAAGGAGGACTTAATGTATTTTTATTATGGCCTTAAATTTTGCATAGAGATTGTCAGTTTTGCTTTCGGAACTTCTACAAAACAATTTTTCATTCGGCTTTCAAGAAAAGCTTTTTATTTAGCTTTAGTTTTTTTTATAGGGCAAGGGCTTCTATTTTCTTCATCAGGAATTACGTCCGGAGAAATTTCAACAATTAATCCTGATCCTCATACTTCTTCCATGGGTTCAAGTATTCTTGCAAGCTATTA from Elusimicrobiota bacterium includes the following:
- a CDS encoding response regulator, which gives rise to MVSNDIKVLIIDDDQQLLDTTTVILRLNGFLAYSANTGKQGLKKANEIKPDIVILDVWLPDVDGFHVYLQLKERPDTANIPVIFITGDETLDIEKGFSVGGDDCIVKPIDPEYLATRILKLVNKEKKIITPTQAPKKRVLIVDDDRQICDMLKNLLIRKDYEADILYEGINVLNVAKERKPDIILLDISFPSGPSGIEICGILKSNSETRDIPIIMMTANEDIQSVDKCFELGAEDYIFKPFSLEDLLLRIKKYQLARRT